TGGACGAAGGTCTGGAGGTCCGCGTGCGGGTGAAGACGGTGGACCGCACGGGCGTGGAGATGGAGGCGCTCACGGCCGCGTGCGCGGCGGCGCTCACCGTCTATGACATGTGCAAGAGCGTGGACCGCGGCATGGTCATCGAAGCGGTGCAGCTGGACCACAAGTCCGGCGGGCGCTCCGGCACCTGGGAGCGCGAGCCCGCCTAACGCTTCGCTTCCGCGCGCAGCCGCTCCATCAGGAAGGCCACCACCGCCAGCGAGTGCGTGATGTGGCCTTCCAAGATGAGCCGGGGCAGGTCCGCTCGCGGGTACAGCTCCACGGCGATGTCCTCGCCCTCATCCAGGTCGCCGTCGCTCACGCGCTCGCAGTCCAGCGCCAGGTACGAGTGGCAGCGGTTGGTCTGGAAGGCCGGGTTGGGGTGCACGACGCCCAGCGGCTCCAGCCTCCCGGCGCGGTAGCCCGTCTCCTCTTCCAATTCGCGCGCGGCGGCCGTGGCCGGGTCCTCGCCCGGGTCGATGACGCCGCCGGGCGCCTCCAGCGTCGCCGCCTCGATGCCGCAGCGGAACTGGCGCACCATCACCAGCTCGTCCTGCTTCGTCACCGCGACGACGGTCACCCAGTCCGCGCACTCCATGTGCACGCGGGGGTGCTCCCGGTTCGTGCGCGGATCCGCCACCACGTCCTCGCGCACCTTCACCACCGTGAAGTCGTGCACGAGCCCCCGGCGCAGACGCCGCCAGGGCTGGATGGGGGACTTGGGCGACTCGGGCGCGGACGACATGCGGCGGGGTTCCTTTCTCTTTCAGTTGAGCAGCTCGGCGCGCTCGCGCAGCTCCCGGGCGGACAGCTCCAGGCGATCGCGGTCCGGCGCGTCCGGGGACAGCTCCAGGCAGCGCTCCACGTCCTTGAGCGCCGCGCGGAAGGCGCCCAGCGTGGTGAGCAGCGACGCGCGCGTGCGCAGCTCGCCCGGGTGGTCCGGGGCCAGGAGCAGCAGCAGGTCCACCACCGCCAGTCCCTGCTGGCTGTCGTCGCGCCCCAGGTACACGCGGCGCAGGTTGGACAGCATGCGGTACGCGATGAGCTCCACCGGCGCGGGCGCGAGCATGGCGCGGTCGAACTTGAGCTGCGGCGCCACGCGCTTGAGCAGCTCCTCGCAGCCGTGCTCCGTGAGGATGTCGCCGTGGTGGAAGGGGTCCATCACCAGCTTGTGGTCGCCCGCGTCGCACGCCACCAGGAAGTGGCCGGGGAAGGGGACGCCGTACAGCGGGATGCCCGCGCGGCGCGCCACCTCCAGGTAGAGCACCGACAGCGTGATGGGCAGCCCCACCTTCCGCTCCAGCACGCGGTCCAGGAAGCTGTTGTCCGGCGAGTGGTAGTCGTCCTCGTTGCCTCGGAAGCCCTCGATGTCCGCGAGCACGTGACGCAGGGCGCGCAGGGAGGCCAGGGCCTCGCCCTTCTCGCGCAGGCGCTCCGCCTCCACCTGCACCCGCGCGGCGAGCGCGTCCAGCGTCTGGAGACACGCCGGAGCATCCAGGTCCTCACGGCCCAACGTC
The sequence above is drawn from the Corallococcus sp. NCRR genome and encodes:
- a CDS encoding NUDIX hydrolase yields the protein MSSAPESPKSPIQPWRRLRRGLVHDFTVVKVREDVVADPRTNREHPRVHMECADWVTVVAVTKQDELVMVRQFRCGIEAATLEAPGGVIDPGEDPATAAARELEEETGYRAGRLEPLGVVHPNPAFQTNRCHSYLALDCERVSDGDLDEGEDIAVELYPRADLPRLILEGHITHSLAVVAFLMERLRAEAKR
- a CDS encoding SirB1 family protein, with the protein product MARERLVSSLAADPPRLDLAALAIATLGREDLDAPACLQTLDALAARVQVEAERLREKGEALASLRALRHVLADIEGFRGNEDDYHSPDNSFLDRVLERKVGLPITLSVLYLEVARRAGIPLYGVPFPGHFLVACDAGDHKLVMDPFHHGDILTEHGCEELLKRVAPQLKFDRAMLAPAPVELIAYRMLSNLRRVYLGRDDSQQGLAVVDLLLLLAPDHPGELRTRASLLTTLGAFRAALKDVERCLELSPDAPDRDRLELSARELRERAELLN